From Bacteroidales bacterium:
TGCAAAAAAATTTCGATGCTGCCCTGAAAGATTTTAACAAGGCAATAGAAATCTTTCCCAAATATTATCAAGCTTATACCTTACGTGGAAAAGTTTATGCAGAACTGAAAGATTTTAAGAAAGCCATTGCTGACTATGGGAAAACTATAGAGTTGAAGCCCGAATACGAGGAAGCATACCTTGCCCGTGCTGAACTTTATAGCAGAAGCAACGACTTAAAACAGGCTTTTAGTGACCTTACAAAAGCAATACTGATAAACAGTGAAAATCAGGAAACTTACTTAAAAAGGGCTGCTGTCAGCGAAAAACTAAAAAAAGAAAAGGATGCCCTGGCTGATTATACAGCCGCCATAAAAATAAAAGCCACTTTAGCTGAAGCTTATTACCGCAGAGGCCTGATTTATGAAAAAGAAAGCAAATACTCCCTTGCTGCCTCTGACTTTCTGAAAGCAACAGAACTGAAAATGAGCAACAAGGATATTCATTCCCATTGTGCCACGGTATGTTTCCTTTCGGGCAATTATGAAAAAGCTGCCGAACACATTACAATGCTTTTAACCATATTTAATCTAAAAGATGCCAAGTTGTATTATAAAAGAGCGATTTGTTATTACCATACTGATAAACTTGAGGAAGCTCTGAAAGACTTTACAAAATCGAGCCAGTTAGATCCGAAAAATGATTCTGCACATCTATACATGGCTAAATTATACATCAGCCGGCATAATTCCAAAAGTGCACAGCTTTGTTATACCAAAGCCATAAATGCCAATGCCGGTAATGCCGAAGCCTATGCCGGAAGGGCCTCATTATGGTTTACCCAGAATAAATATGAAGCCGCACTTAACGACTATAACAATGCCTTGAGAATTATTCCCTGTGCAGAATGGTATTTTTTTCGCTCTGAATGCAAAGAAGCCCTGAATGACCTAAAAGGAATGTGCGATGATATCAAATCATCGGCAGCTCTAGGATATCCGAAAGCGACCAAAGTTCTTGAAGCAAAGTGCCAATAATTTAATTTCTTATCTGAAGTAAGAAAATGTATCTTTTTTTTAAAAAAAATTTAAATTTGTAGTAAATTTACTCCAAATATTTTTCACATGAAAAAAGCAAAAAGATTTCTTTTATTGATTATTTGCGGAATTCTCCTTATACCTGTGGTTAATTCATGCAAAATCGGAGATGAAGATTCCGATTTTACTATTTATTCTAGAAAATACCGCCTTTGCCAGAACTGGAGCTTTTCGTACTATAAACATGTGGTACAACATAACGACACCATTGTTACTAACGAATACGATGGTTCGTCATATATCACTGTTATTGGCAATAAAGTGTACATTTCTTCAGCCACCATGAGAATATCCTTTAATACCAATGGTACCTATGTCTGGGATGAGTACATTGCCAACGACACTTCTGTTTATACTTACAAGGAAGAGGGATATTGGTACTTTACCGGTGGCGGTAGCGACACAGAGACCCAATATAAAGAATTACTGGCTTTGCAAAAAATAAAATCCACACAAACAATGCAGATAGCCGGTGTCACAACAACCAACACCTATGAAGGCTCCGGGACACTACAAACCACTATTTACAGGCTTATCAAGCTTGCCATCGACGAAGTTAAAATGGAGTCACGCGTGGAAAAGCAATACATACAAGGCGACCAAACCATACTGGATATTGTTACAACGGAAATAAACCTGACAATGGGTGCAAATTAATATTTCATTAAAAACAATGCATATTATGAAAAACATAAAAAAGCTATTTACAATTATTTGTATGTCAGCCGCCGCAGGCTTTATCATGACTTCATGCCAAAAAATTGATACCGGGAAACTTGCCGGAAATTGGAAAGTGAAAGTGATGACAAGCACTTATGAATATCTGAATAAGAAAACTGTAACTAATTTTGACGGAACTAAAAAAAATGTGGAATATTTTGTGAATGACACCATGATAAACGGTGAACTAACAAATTACTACAAGTTTTCTTCCTATGCTGGAGAAATAATTATTGATTTCGGGAAAAAAGGTTCCTATTATTATAAGGAATCATTTCAGGATGACACTACCTTTGTGGCAACCACTATTGAAACGAACGGATTATGGTATTTTACTAACAAGAACGGAGAAGCAGGATATAATGCTGATGAACTTCTGGCTATCCAGATAACTAAACTAGTAAACACCTCTACCTTGATTCCCAGCAATACAACTTTGTATCAGGGAGAAAACACAACCGACATTTACCTAATAACCAAACTCACATCCAAAGCCGTCAACCTGAAACTGGAAAAAGTGGAAACCCTAAATTTTGTGGTGTATCATACTCTGGTAAATATCGAACTGACTCCGAGATAATCTTTGATACTCAAAAAAAATCCTCCCTTCCAAGGAGGATTTTTTTTGCCTGCACTCATGAAAAAACTAGCAAAAAATATTTTTGCCGATACATATAATCAAATACAAAAAGAACATAAAGAATTTATAAACTCCGATAAAAAGAATTCTTTTAACAGGAATGTCCTTATTATTTGCATTGTTGTTTGCCTCTCACTCACCTTTATTGAATACGCTGGTAAAAATGACGGATACTACCTTTTGATTTCTTTTATAAAAAAAATAGGTCTTACTGAAGCAGCGTCTCATATCAAGCTATACATAGAACAAAGTGCTAATCACCAGTTGTTTTCGCTGGGATACTGGGTTTTTATTATACTAGCATTTTATTTTCTGGCTCCCGCACTGATAATAAAATATCTTTTCAGGCAAAAACTTTCAGAATACGGCCTTTGCCGTGGCAGTTTATTTAAAGAATACAGGCTTTATCTTCTATTTTTTGTCATCATGGTGCCATTAATACTTTTTTTTTCAACTACCGATGGTTTTCAGCAAAGGTACCCCTTCTACCGCATCAAACATCATGAAACGCTATGGCCGAATTTCGTCATATGGCAGGTGTTGTATTTTTTTCAGTTTGTTGCACTGGAATTTTTCTTCCGGGGCTTCATGCTTCATGGGTTAAAAAAACAGTTCGGTTATTACAGTATATTTGTGATGACCATACCTTATTGCATGATACATTTCGGGAAACCTTTTCCTGAAACTCTTGCAGCGATAATAGCCGGCATAGTATTAGGGACGATAAGCCTGAAAAGCCGTTCGATATGGATGGGAGTCGCCATTCATTACACGGTTGCGCTTTCAATGGATATTGCCGCATTATGGCAGAAAGGATATTGGTTTAATTAATTATCAATTCTTATTGTTAATCAACTTAATTGTAACTTTGCATTTGAAAACCAGCAGACATGGATAAGAAACTGAACACTATCGAAGAAGCTATTGAAGACTTCCGGCAAGGAAAGATAATCATTGTGGTGGATGACGAAGACCGCGAAAACGAAGGGGATTTTATCACTGCAGCCGAGACTATAACTCCCGAGAAAGTAAATTTTATGGCAAAGCATGGCAGGGGGTTGATTTGTGCACCCGTCAGCGTTGATATTTGTGAAAAACTCGACTTGCAGATGATGGTGAGCAAAAACACTTCTTCGCATGAGACACAATTTACCGTTTCTGTTGACCTGTTGGGCTATGGATGTACTACGGGCATTTCGGCAGGTGACCGGGCCAAAACTATCAAAGCACTTTCAAACGATAAAACCAAGCCAGAAGAACTGGGGAGACCGGGACATATTTTTCCTCTCCGGGCAAAGGACGGAGGCGTGCTGCGCCGTGCCGGGCATACCGAAGCCACCATCGACCTGGCACGCCTTGCCGGATTAAAACCCGTTGGCGCTTTGGTGGAGATCATGAATGAAGATGGCACGATGGCACGATTGATGGACCTGTTTGAAATAAGGGAACATTTCAAACTGAAAATGATTTCGATAAAAGACCTTATTGCTTACCGCATCAAAAACGAAAGCCTGATCGAAAAAGAAGAAACCGTTGACCTGCCCACGGAGTGGGGAAATTTCAAACTTACACTCTACCGGGAGATCACCACAAGCCAGCTGCACATGGCGCTCACCAAAGGAAGCTGGGACAAAGATGAGAACCTTCTGGTGCGCGTGCATTCATCGTGCATGACCGGCGATATCTTTGGCTCGTGCCGCTGCGACTGTGGCATGCAGTTGCACCATGCCATGCAGATGATTGAAAAAGAAGGCAAGGGAATAATAATTTATATGAACCAGGAAGGACGCGGCATCGGGCTGGAAAACAAATTAAAATCCTATCATCTCCAGGAACTGGGGTACGACACCATTGAAGCCAATGAAAAACTCGGGTTTAAAGCCGACGAACGCGACTACGGAATTGGCGCACAAATCATACGCGACCTGGGGGCCAGCAAAATAAGGCTCATCACCAACAACCCAAAGAAAAAAAGCGGGCTGACCGGCTACGGCATCGAAATAATTGAAAATATTCCCATCGTTATCAAGCCCAACAAGTACAACAAAAACTACCTGAAGACCAAGCAGGACAGGATGGGGCACATTCTGAATATTGAAGATTAATTTTAATCGGATTTTGATTAATGAATATCGATTAAAGATTTTTGATTTAAGAAGTAAAACAAATACCATCATGAACAAATTTGATTTGGAAGAACGATTAATTGACTTTGCTGTTCTTATTGTAGAGATCGATGAAACATTGCAAAAAACAAGAGCCGGAGCATATTTCGGAGGACAGTTATTGCGTTCGGGAAGTTCACCTGCTTTAAATTATGGGGAGGCGCAAAGTGGAGAGTCACGAAGAGATTTTATTCATAAAATTAAAATTATTTTAAAAGAACTCCGTGAAACTATGATTTGTTTAAAAATTATTAAAAGGTCTAAACTCATTCAGCAATTGAGCCTTATTGATACTGCATTAAAAGAAAATAATGAGTTGATTTCCATTTTTGTTAAAAGTGCAGAAACGGCACAAAAAAATCTTGATGCAGCAAGCAAAAAAAGAAATTGATTTAAGAATCCGCCATGACGGATGATTAACGAAGAAGTCCCAATCATAAATCATCATTCGTTAATCAGTGTTCGATATTCAATAGTATCTTTGAGAAATTGTTTCTTAATTCATAAAAAAATCCTTCCCTATGAAAAACCGTTGCCCCTGGCCTGCCGATGATGCACTGATGATAAAATATCACGATGAAGAATGGGGTATCCCTGTTCATGATGACCGGAAACTGTTTGAGTTTATGGTGCTCGATGCCTTTCAGGCAGGGTTGAGCTGGAAAACCATTTTACATAAGCGCGAAGCATTCCGGAAAGCATTTGATAATTTTGAACCAAAAAAAGTTGCAAAATACAGCAGCAAAAAAATTTCTGAGCTTATAGAAAATCAGGAAATTATACGCAACCGGCAAAAGATAGCTGCAACCATTAAAAACGCACAATGCTTTCTCGAAGTACAAAAAGAATACGGAAGTTTCGATACCTTTATCTGGCAGTTTACCAGAGGAAAAACAAAAATAAATAGATGTATAGCAACATCTGATATTGCCGTTAACAGTTCCGAATCGGATGCTATGAGCCGGGAACTCAAAAGACGTGGATTTTCGTTTGTGGGCTCAACAATTTGTTATGCCTTTATGCAGGCTGCCGGCATGGTAAACGACCATCTGATAAGCTGTTTCAGGTACGAAGAAATTAAAAAATAATATTTTGTCGCTTTAGACAATATTGTTAACATATAATACAACTTAAATACTTTAGAGTTTTGTTTGTGAGGTTCAATTGTATTAATATTTATTAAACAATAAATAAAAATTAGTTTAAAATGACAAATTCCAGCCTATCCAACTTACATGAAGAAATCAAGTAATGCAATTAATCCAATAAGATTTCTCAACACCATAATATTTAAGACTACTTGTTTAAATCTTTTTTATAAATCATGACAAAATATTCTTTTCATTCCTTCAACAAATAATTGTATTAATTTACGGTATTAATTATTAAAGTTTTCTATCTTTGTTATAAAAAATTAAAACTACAGTTATGAAAAAAGTTTTTATTTTAATCTTCGCTGTTCTTATTTTTGGAAATACCCAAA
This genomic window contains:
- a CDS encoding tetratricopeptide repeat protein; protein product: MLSFLRLSLFIFNIFFFFATFSQTANSLFEAGEKKFHEKDYTAAIAEFTKCVEKNEFFYEAYTGRGNCYVMQKNFDAALKDFNKAIEIFPKYYQAYTLRGKVYAELKDFKKAIADYGKTIELKPEYEEAYLARAELYSRSNDLKQAFSDLTKAILINSENQETYLKRAAVSEKLKKEKDALADYTAAIKIKATLAEAYYRRGLIYEKESKYSLAASDFLKATELKMSNKDIHSHCATVCFLSGNYEKAAEHITMLLTIFNLKDAKLYYKRAICYYHTDKLEEALKDFTKSSQLDPKNDSAHLYMAKLYISRHNSKSAQLCYTKAINANAGNAEAYAGRASLWFTQNKYEAALNDYNNALRIIPCAEWYFFRSECKEALNDLKGMCDDIKSSAALGYPKATKVLEAKCQ
- a CDS encoding CPBP family intramembrane metalloprotease — translated: MKKLAKNIFADTYNQIQKEHKEFINSDKKNSFNRNVLIICIVVCLSLTFIEYAGKNDGYYLLISFIKKIGLTEAASHIKLYIEQSANHQLFSLGYWVFIILAFYFLAPALIIKYLFRQKLSEYGLCRGSLFKEYRLYLLFFVIMVPLILFFSTTDGFQQRYPFYRIKHHETLWPNFVIWQVLYFFQFVALEFFFRGFMLHGLKKQFGYYSIFVMTIPYCMIHFGKPFPETLAAIIAGIVLGTISLKSRSIWMGVAIHYTVALSMDIAALWQKGYWFN
- a CDS encoding bifunctional 3,4-dihydroxy-2-butanone-4-phosphate synthase/GTP cyclohydrolase II; its protein translation is MDKKLNTIEEAIEDFRQGKIIIVVDDEDRENEGDFITAAETITPEKVNFMAKHGRGLICAPVSVDICEKLDLQMMVSKNTSSHETQFTVSVDLLGYGCTTGISAGDRAKTIKALSNDKTKPEELGRPGHIFPLRAKDGGVLRRAGHTEATIDLARLAGLKPVGALVEIMNEDGTMARLMDLFEIREHFKLKMISIKDLIAYRIKNESLIEKEETVDLPTEWGNFKLTLYREITTSQLHMALTKGSWDKDENLLVRVHSSCMTGDIFGSCRCDCGMQLHHAMQMIEKEGKGIIIYMNQEGRGIGLENKLKSYHLQELGYDTIEANEKLGFKADERDYGIGAQIIRDLGASKIRLITNNPKKKSGLTGYGIEIIENIPIVIKPNKYNKNYLKTKQDRMGHILNIED
- a CDS encoding four helix bundle protein, whose product is MNKFDLEERLIDFAVLIVEIDETLQKTRAGAYFGGQLLRSGSSPALNYGEAQSGESRRDFIHKIKIILKELRETMICLKIIKRSKLIQQLSLIDTALKENNELISIFVKSAETAQKNLDAASKKRN
- a CDS encoding DNA-3-methyladenine glycosylase I; translation: MKNRCPWPADDALMIKYHDEEWGIPVHDDRKLFEFMVLDAFQAGLSWKTILHKREAFRKAFDNFEPKKVAKYSSKKISELIENQEIIRNRQKIAATIKNAQCFLEVQKEYGSFDTFIWQFTRGKTKINRCIATSDIAVNSSESDAMSRELKRRGFSFVGSTICYAFMQAAGMVNDHLISCFRYEEIKK